The following are encoded in a window of Arthrobacter antioxidans genomic DNA:
- the dxr gene encoding 1-deoxy-D-xylulose-5-phosphate reductoisomerase, with protein sequence MDFSNPTRGHRRVTILGSTGSIGTQALDVIAAAPDRFSVAGLTAGGRNLDLLARQAVAVRAPAVGVASATEADLEHAIARAADDAGVTGYAPHLFAGDRAAADVAAWPDADVVLNGITGSIGLEPTLAALGAGHLLALANKESLIAGGALVRAAAAPGQLVPVDSEHSAMAQALRGGTADEVDRLILTASGGPFRGMTRAQLQHATPSQALAHPTWDMGRVISTNSASMVNKALELVEAHLLFDIPLERIDVVVHPQSVIHSMVQFVDGSTLAQASPPDMRLPIALGMGWPFRVPGSARACDWSRPEEWTFEPLDDDAFPAVALAKRAAAEGGTRMAVYNAANEEAVDAFHRGVIGFTDIVDTVSAVVEEQRAQDQGVAVGDLTLDAVLTAERWARRSARVRCGLEESSLPVGAGDVQGQKETL encoded by the coding sequence ATGGATTTCAGCAACCCCACCCGCGGGCACCGGCGCGTCACCATCCTCGGTTCCACCGGCTCGATCGGCACCCAGGCACTTGACGTCATCGCCGCCGCCCCGGACCGCTTCAGCGTGGCAGGCCTCACCGCGGGCGGACGGAACCTCGACCTCCTCGCCCGCCAGGCCGTCGCCGTCCGGGCCCCCGCCGTCGGCGTCGCGTCCGCCACCGAAGCCGACCTCGAGCACGCCATCGCCCGCGCCGCCGACGACGCCGGCGTCACCGGCTACGCCCCGCACCTGTTCGCCGGCGACCGCGCCGCAGCCGACGTCGCCGCCTGGCCGGATGCCGACGTCGTGCTCAACGGGATCACCGGGTCGATCGGGCTGGAACCCACCCTCGCCGCACTCGGCGCCGGACACCTCCTCGCGCTCGCGAACAAGGAGTCGCTGATCGCCGGGGGAGCCCTCGTGCGGGCGGCCGCCGCACCGGGGCAGCTCGTCCCGGTCGATTCCGAACACTCAGCCATGGCGCAGGCGCTCCGCGGCGGGACGGCGGACGAGGTGGACCGGCTCATCCTCACGGCCTCGGGCGGTCCGTTCCGCGGCATGACCCGCGCGCAGCTGCAGCACGCGACCCCCAGCCAGGCCCTCGCCCACCCCACGTGGGACATGGGCCGCGTGATCAGCACCAACTCGGCGTCCATGGTCAACAAGGCCCTCGAGCTGGTGGAGGCGCATCTCCTCTTCGACATCCCGCTCGAGCGCATCGACGTCGTCGTGCACCCGCAGTCCGTGATCCACTCGATGGTCCAGTTCGTCGACGGATCCACCCTGGCGCAGGCGTCGCCGCCCGACATGCGCCTCCCGATCGCCCTCGGCATGGGCTGGCCGTTCCGCGTGCCCGGCTCGGCGAGGGCCTGCGACTGGAGCCGCCCCGAGGAGTGGACCTTCGAGCCGCTCGACGACGACGCCTTCCCCGCGGTCGCGCTGGCCAAGCGGGCGGCAGCGGAGGGCGGCACCCGCATGGCCGTCTACAACGCGGCGAACGAGGAAGCCGTGGACGCCTTTCACAGGGGAGTCATAGGTTTCACTGACATCGTGGACACGGTCTCCGCGGTCGTCGAGGAGCAGCGCGCGCAGGATCAGGGCGTAGCCGTCGGCGACCTCACCCTCGACGCCGTCCTCACGGCGGAACGCTGGGCACGCCGGAGCGCCCGTGTCCGTTGTGGGCTCGAGGAGTCGTCCCTGCCGGTCGGTGCAGGGGATGTGCAAGGCCAGAAGGAAACGCTGTGA
- a CDS encoding M50 family metallopeptidase — MTVLLFIAGVLFVVVGIAASIALHEVGHLVPAKLFRVRVTQYMVGFGPTVWSKRRGETEYGLKAIPAGGYVAMVGMFPPATTEAGAVRQSSTGVFQQLSDDARRAAAEQLQPGDEDRVFYKLPIWKRIIIMLGGPLMNLLIGTVLFAILIMGFGSAQATTTVSEVYRCVVPASQQAATGQTDCGPDDPAAPAFQAGLQPGDRVVAFDGREVTGWDELSGWIRDAAGREVAISYVRDGETIDSRITPLLTERPVAAEDGTAAVDDDGTALTREVGFIGVGSTQELVPQPATEVLPAVGDSLASVAGVVLNLPQRVVEVGQAAFSDAPRDPEGPISVVGVGRIAGEISAMEEVPVASRAATLIGLVAGVNLALFVFNLIPLLPLDGGHVAGALWEGLRRGVARLFKRPDPGPFDMAKLLPLTYAVAILLMGMGVLLIYADIVKPVDLFG, encoded by the coding sequence GTGACTGTTCTGCTGTTCATTGCCGGAGTGCTCTTCGTCGTCGTCGGGATCGCCGCGTCGATCGCGCTGCACGAGGTGGGCCACCTGGTGCCCGCGAAGCTCTTCCGGGTCCGCGTCACCCAGTACATGGTCGGCTTCGGCCCCACCGTCTGGTCGAAACGCCGCGGCGAGACCGAGTACGGGCTCAAGGCGATCCCGGCCGGGGGCTACGTCGCCATGGTGGGCATGTTCCCGCCCGCGACGACGGAGGCCGGAGCCGTCCGCCAGTCCAGCACCGGCGTCTTCCAGCAACTCTCCGACGACGCGCGGCGGGCCGCCGCCGAGCAGCTCCAGCCCGGCGACGAGGACCGCGTGTTCTACAAGCTGCCCATCTGGAAGCGCATCATCATCATGCTCGGCGGGCCGCTGATGAACCTCCTGATCGGGACCGTCCTCTTCGCGATCCTCATCATGGGCTTCGGTTCCGCGCAGGCCACCACCACGGTCTCCGAGGTGTACCGCTGCGTCGTGCCCGCCAGCCAGCAGGCCGCCACGGGCCAGACCGACTGCGGACCGGACGACCCGGCCGCGCCCGCGTTCCAGGCGGGTCTGCAGCCCGGTGACCGCGTGGTCGCCTTCGACGGCCGCGAGGTCACCGGCTGGGACGAGCTGTCCGGCTGGATCAGGGATGCCGCCGGGCGCGAGGTCGCCATCTCCTACGTCCGCGACGGCGAGACCATCGACTCCAGGATCACCCCCCTGCTGACGGAGCGGCCCGTCGCCGCGGAGGACGGCACGGCGGCGGTCGACGACGACGGCACCGCGCTGACCCGGGAGGTCGGCTTCATCGGCGTCGGCTCCACGCAGGAGCTCGTGCCCCAGCCGGCCACCGAGGTACTGCCCGCCGTCGGCGACTCCCTCGCGAGCGTGGCCGGCGTGGTGCTGAACCTGCCGCAGCGCGTGGTCGAGGTGGGTCAGGCGGCGTTCTCGGACGCCCCGCGCGACCCCGAGGGCCCCATCAGCGTGGTCGGCGTCGGCCGGATCGCGGGGGAGATCTCCGCGATGGAGGAGGTCCCCGTCGCATCCCGTGCCGCGACCCTCATCGGACTGGTCGCGGGCGTGAACCTCGCCCTGTTCGTGTTCAACCTCATCCCGCTCCTGCCGCTCGACGGCGGGCACGTGGCCGGAGCGCTATGGGAAGGGCTCCGCCGCGGCGTCGCACGCCTGTTCAAGCGCCCCGATCCGGGCCCGTTCGACATGGCGAAGCTGCTGCCCCTCACCTACGCCGTCGCGATCCTGCTGATGGGCATGGGTGTCCTGCTGATCTACGCCGACATCGTGAAGCCGGTCGATCTCTTCGGCTGA